Genomic DNA from Bacteroidota bacterium:
TCCGACATGTAGAGCCGTTCCGCGTACTGGGCCAGGGGGATGATGCGGAACTCCGCCGCCTCGGAGGAATACGCGGTCTTCAGCATCTGGAGGATGATGATGCTGGCGCCCACCATGAACAGGATGATCACGATGAGCCAGCCGATAATCTTTCTAAAGAGGGAGCCGCGGGGTTGCGCTATGGAAGGTTTGGGATTCAACGTTTCGGGACGACTCAAGATAGAGCAACAGGGCGAGAAAGTCAATACAGGGGCAGGAAGGGTTTCGTAGCCGTCGCCCCTGCCGATGCCACGGGTTTGGTACCCGCAGGCTTTAGCACGGTGCCGACGTAGGGGCGGGGCATGCCCCGCCCGGACCGACAAATTTTTCGTAATCACACCGGGCGACGCATGCGTCGCCCCTACAAAAACGACGCGCACCGATCGGGCGCTTGACTTTCATGTAACAATCATTTACCATTGTAATAATCATTACTGAAGATATTCCCCATGCGATGGCTCTTCCTCGTGCACCAGGTCAGGACGCCGAACTCCCGCGAGCGGGTGAGGGTCTGGCGGCTCACCAGGAAAGCCGGCGCCCTCCTCTACCGGAACTCCGTGTACGTCCTGCCTTACGGCAAGGAACGCCTCGAAGATTTCCAATGGCTCTGCCAGCAGATCAGGGACTCGCTTGGCGAAGCCTCGGTCTTCGTCTCCGAATCGACCGATGAGCGGGAGAACCAGGCGTTGCTCGGCCTCTTCAGGAAAGCGAGAGAATCGGATTTCAACCGCCTGATCGATTCGGCCGGGAAGCTCTCGTCGAGGATCCGGGGCGCCGGCGAGGAGCAGCGCTTGCCGGGCGAAACGCTGAAGTCGCTTGCAAAGGAAGTCGCGGAGCTTGAAGAGTCCTTCCTCGAAACTGAAAAGATCGATTTCTTCGGACACCCCCTGAAGAGAAAAGCTAAGACCGCCGTCGACGGCGCAAGGAGAGAATTGGATTCTGCCGTTCCTTCCGCCGCCGCGGGGGCGCGTCTCAGGCCCGGCGACCGCAAGTCGTTCCGGGGAAAGACATGGGCCACGAGAAAGCAGATCCATATCGACCGGCTCTGCTCGGCGTGGCTCATCCGGAGGTTTATCGACCCGAAGGCGAAGTTCATCTTCGCGCAAGAGTCGGCAATGCCGGCCCATGCGATCCCCTTCGACGTTTTCGGCGCCGAGTTCAGCCACCACGGCGAGGAGTGCACGTTCGAGACGCTGCTCCGGTCGTTTCGCATCAAGGAGAAGGCGCTCGATTCGCTCGCGCAGATCGTTCACGACATCGACATGAAAGACGGCAAATTCAACCGGCCTGAAGCCGCCGGTCTCGACCTTGTCGTCCGCTCGCTTTCCGACGCCATCGGGGACGATCATGAGGTGCTGCGGCTGGGCTCCGTGATACTCGATTCGCTCTATAGCAGATTCTCTGCCAGACGGCCGGCCAGATGACGACCGCAGCCACGCAAGAGCAGATTCGCCCCCATACGCTCATCCTCACGCGGCCCCAGGTCGCCTCTCTCCTGACGATCGAAGAGTGCATTCCTGCGGTTGAACGAATTTTCCGGATGCATGGAGAGGGAAAGACCTCCCCCCCGGGGATCCTGGGAGTCCGGGCCGCCGAGGGGGGATTTCACATCAAAGCGGGGGTCGCAGGACTCGGAAGAAATTATTTCGTCGCCAAGATCAACGCCAACTTCCCTGAGAACGGCAGGCGGTTCGGCTTGCCCTCGATCCAGGGGCTCATCATCCTCGCAGACGCCGACCGGGGCGACCCGCTTGCCGTCATGGATTCGATCGAGATTACGATCCAGCGGACCGGCGCAGCCACCGCAGTGGCGGCGAAGCATCTCTCGCGGGGCGATTCGAGGGTGGCGACGATCTGCGGGTGCGGAAACCAGGGAAGGATACAGCTTCAATCGCTTCTCAGTGTGCGCCCTCTCGAACGGGCGTTCCTGTATGATGTCGACCCGGAGCGCGCCCGTTCGCTCGCCGCCGAATTTACCGGACCTCTGAAAGTCCAGCCGGTCACGCTCGGGGATCTTCCTTCAGCGGTGAGGCAGAGCGACATCTGCGTGACCTGCACTCCGTCGAGGCGGTTCTTCCTCGAGCGTGAGTGGATTTCCCCCGGAACATTTATCGCCGCGGTGGGGGCCGACAGCGAGGAGAAGCAGGAGCTGGATCCCCTCCTCTTCCGGGGGACAAGAATCGTCGCGGATATCCTCGATCAATCGGCGACGATCGGAGACCTTCACCACGCGCTCGAGAGCGGAGTTCTCCGGCGGAGCGATGTCCACGCCGAGCTCGGTG
This window encodes:
- a CDS encoding ornithine cyclodeaminase family protein, translated to MTTAATQEQIRPHTLILTRPQVASLLTIEECIPAVERIFRMHGEGKTSPPGILGVRAAEGGFHIKAGVAGLGRNYFVAKINANFPENGRRFGLPSIQGLIILADADRGDPLAVMDSIEITIQRTGAATAVAAKHLSRGDSRVATICGCGNQGRIQLQSLLSVRPLERAFLYDVDPERARSLAAEFTGPLKVQPVTLGDLPSAVRQSDICVTCTPSRRFFLEREWISPGTFIAAVGADSEEKQELDPLLFRGTRIVADILDQSATIGDLHHALESGVLRRSDVHAELGEIVAGRKEGRISNDEITIFDSTGMALQDAAAAALVYEKASRSGAGQFVTFN
- a CDS encoding chromate resistance protein ChrB domain-containing protein — encoded protein: MRWLFLVHQVRTPNSRERVRVWRLTRKAGALLYRNSVYVLPYGKERLEDFQWLCQQIRDSLGEASVFVSESTDERENQALLGLFRKARESDFNRLIDSAGKLSSRIRGAGEEQRLPGETLKSLAKEVAELEESFLETEKIDFFGHPLKRKAKTAVDGARRELDSAVPSAAAGARLRPGDRKSFRGKTWATRKQIHIDRLCSAWLIRRFIDPKAKFIFAQESAMPAHAIPFDVFGAEFSHHGEECTFETLLRSFRIKEKALDSLAQIVHDIDMKDGKFNRPEAAGLDLVVRSLSDAIGDDHEVLRLGSVILDSLYSRFSARRPAR